In the Chroococcidiopsis sp. SAG 2025 genome, one interval contains:
- the purC gene encoding phosphoribosylaminoimidazolesuccinocarboxamide synthase, translating into MVARSLLYEGKAKIVYTTTEPEILLAHFKDDATAFNAQKRGSIVGKGEINCTISTVLFQYLEKQGIPTHWLESISANQMRVRRLQILPLEVVVRNIAAGSLCQQTGLPLGTVLKQPLVEFYYKNDSLGDPLLTSDRLFLLELATPEQVNQLQQMALQINRYLGEFFQRCDLTLVDFKLEFGYDAQGQLRLGDEISPDTCRLWDVAETDPNRRVMDKDRFRRDLGNVETAYQEVLHRVLAQADGGGESRE; encoded by the coding sequence ATGGTTGCACGATCGCTGCTCTACGAAGGCAAAGCAAAAATTGTTTACACGACAACAGAGCCAGAAATATTACTGGCACATTTCAAAGACGATGCCACTGCCTTTAATGCTCAAAAGCGAGGCAGTATTGTCGGTAAAGGAGAGATTAACTGCACCATCTCCACTGTGTTGTTTCAGTATTTAGAAAAGCAAGGCATTCCGACACACTGGCTGGAAAGCATCAGTGCCAATCAAATGCGCGTCAGGCGATTGCAAATCTTGCCGTTAGAGGTGGTCGTCAGGAACATTGCCGCAGGGAGTCTCTGTCAACAAACAGGATTACCTCTAGGGACAGTTTTGAAACAGCCGTTGGTAGAGTTTTATTACAAAAACGATAGTTTAGGAGATCCCTTATTGACGAGCGATCGCCTCTTTCTGCTAGAGCTAGCAACTCCAGAACAAGTTAACCAATTACAGCAGATGGCGCTCCAAATTAATCGCTATCTGGGCGAATTTTTTCAGCGTTGCGATCTGACCCTGGTAGACTTCAAGCTAGAGTTTGGTTACGATGCTCAGGGACAGTTACGACTGGGTGACGAAATTAGCCCCGATACTTGTCGCTTATGGGACGTAGCTGAAACAGACCCCAATCGGCGAGTCATGGATAAAGACCGTTTCCGTCGCGACTTAGGCAATGTCGAAACCGCCTACCAAGAGGTGCTGCATCGCGTGCTAGCTCAAGCTGATGGGGGTGGGGAAAGTCGGGAGTAG
- a CDS encoding BamA/TamA family outer membrane protein yields the protein MRLFRVWVAIAAIASFRQVMLVQMPATYATPADRTVTEEQGKQFKVKSQKLKVKNNSEIARIPNSPTSSRQVLIASLKGERAVTATPKLAAKKLAAKDSFSLKPSTNRSERHLSEHGAAALKTPAIAQLDSQDETPRGIEIPINRDRQPAPDSDNPAAPTTEPATPPTVPVQPAPGTESLPQQETPNRIQVPVTPNGAPAPGSVPNQPNPPIPPSTPAPEQIQPPTDALPPTPTQPGTPGETQPTPETQPEAAEPRVLVAEVAVSSETGTLTEELQNEVYQAIRTAPGRTTTRSQLQEDINAIFATGFFANVRAIPEDTPLGVRVAYIVQPNPTLQRVQIEANPGTNVPSVLPPKLVEDTFKPQYGNILNFRRLQEGIKQLNQWYQKNGYVLAQVIAAPQVAPDGTVTLQVSEGVVEDIQVRFVREGEATDDEGKPIRGRTRDFIITRELALKPNSVFNRNVVQSDLQRVYGLGIFEDVNVALNPGQDPRKVVVVLNVDERRSGSLGLSGGISSASGLFGAVSFQQNNLGGNNQKLGAELQVGTERSELLFDLRFTDPWIAGDPYRTSYTVNLFQRRSISLIFDGDDENIEVGDPDDGVRPRVRRQGGGVTFTRPLSRNPLARSEWTASAGLQYQRVSIRDDDGEVTPEGRFNGREDIPLSFSDDGSDDLLTLQLGAVRDLRNNITTPTDGSFLRLGVEQSIPIGSGSILLNRLRGSYSQYIPVNFTSFNEGPETLAFNIQAGTVIGDLPPYEAFSIGGSNSVRGYGEGELGSGRSFVTATAEYRFPIFSVVGGALFVDFGSDLGTAGNVPGEPAVLLDKPGTGVGYGVGVRVNSPLGPLRLDYGLNSDGDSRIQFGIGEKF from the coding sequence ATGCGTTTATTTCGTGTATGGGTGGCGATCGCGGCGATCGCGAGCTTTCGGCAAGTCATGCTGGTGCAAATGCCAGCAACATATGCAACTCCTGCCGATCGCACTGTGACAGAGGAGCAAGGAAAACAATTCAAAGTCAAAAGTCAAAAGTTAAAAGTCAAAAATAATTCTGAAATTGCCAGAATTCCGAATTCTCCGACTTCTTCCCGTCAAGTATTAATCGCCAGCTTGAAGGGAGAACGGGCTGTAACAGCAACACCAAAATTAGCAGCCAAAAAATTAGCAGCTAAAGACAGCTTTTCTCTAAAACCAAGTACAAATCGTAGCGAGCGCCATCTGAGCGAGCATGGCGCAGCGGCACTCAAAACGCCAGCGATCGCCCAACTCGACTCGCAGGACGAGACCCCCAGAGGAATTGAAATTCCGATTAACCGCGATCGTCAACCAGCACCGGATTCTGATAATCCTGCCGCACCAACGACAGAACCAGCCACGCCGCCAACAGTACCAGTGCAACCAGCTCCAGGTACGGAATCTCTACCGCAGCAAGAAACACCCAATCGCATTCAAGTTCCCGTGACTCCTAACGGCGCACCTGCACCAGGAAGCGTTCCTAATCAACCAAATCCACCTATTCCTCCATCCACTCCAGCACCAGAACAAATCCAACCGCCAACAGACGCTCTACCACCTACGCCAACTCAGCCAGGAACGCCAGGAGAAACTCAACCCACACCAGAAACTCAACCCGAAGCCGCAGAACCTAGAGTTCTTGTCGCAGAAGTCGCTGTGAGTAGCGAAACTGGCACTTTGACTGAAGAATTACAAAACGAAGTTTACCAAGCAATTCGTACCGCTCCAGGGCGAACGACGACGCGATCGCAACTACAAGAAGATATCAATGCCATTTTTGCGACGGGCTTTTTCGCCAATGTCCGGGCTATACCGGAAGATACACCCTTGGGCGTGCGGGTTGCATATATCGTGCAACCTAACCCAACCCTTCAGCGAGTTCAAATCGAAGCTAACCCTGGTACAAATGTTCCGTCTGTCTTGCCTCCCAAATTAGTTGAGGATACTTTTAAGCCGCAGTACGGCAATATTCTCAACTTCCGCCGCTTGCAGGAAGGAATTAAGCAACTCAACCAGTGGTATCAGAAAAACGGTTATGTCTTGGCACAAGTGATTGCCGCGCCCCAAGTTGCACCCGACGGCACGGTGACGCTCCAAGTATCGGAAGGGGTTGTTGAAGATATCCAAGTCCGTTTCGTGCGGGAAGGCGAAGCGACCGACGATGAAGGCAAACCAATTCGCGGTCGGACGCGAGATTTTATCATCACGCGAGAACTCGCCCTGAAGCCCAATAGCGTATTCAATCGCAACGTGGTTCAAAGCGACTTGCAACGGGTTTACGGACTAGGGATATTTGAAGACGTAAACGTTGCCCTCAACCCCGGTCAAGACCCCCGGAAAGTGGTTGTTGTGCTAAACGTAGACGAACGCCGCAGCGGTAGCTTGGGATTGAGCGGTGGTATTAGTTCTGCCAGTGGCTTATTTGGAGCAGTCAGCTTTCAGCAAAACAATTTAGGTGGCAATAACCAAAAATTAGGGGCAGAGTTGCAGGTTGGTACGGAACGGAGCGAGTTGCTGTTCGATCTCCGGTTCACCGACCCCTGGATTGCTGGCGACCCCTATAGAACTTCCTATACAGTCAACTTATTCCAGCGGCGATCGATTTCGCTAATTTTTGATGGAGATGACGAGAATATCGAGGTAGGCGACCCCGATGATGGCGTGCGTCCCCGCGTGCGGCGACAAGGTGGTGGCGTTACCTTTACCCGTCCTTTGTCTCGCAATCCCTTGGCTCGGTCGGAATGGACAGCATCCGCAGGATTGCAATATCAGCGCGTTTCCATCCGTGATGATGATGGTGAAGTCACGCCAGAAGGCAGATTTAACGGTAGAGAAGATATTCCCTTGAGTTTTTCTGATGACGGTTCAGACGATTTGCTGACCCTACAGCTAGGAGCAGTACGCGATCTCCGAAATAACATCACGACACCTACTGACGGTTCTTTCCTGCGATTAGGCGTAGAGCAATCGATTCCCATCGGTAGCGGTAGCATTCTCCTGAATCGATTACGGGGTAGCTACAGTCAATACATTCCGGTCAACTTTACTAGCTTCAATGAAGGACCGGAAACTTTAGCTTTTAATATTCAAGCTGGAACGGTCATTGGCGATCTACCTCCCTACGAAGCCTTTTCCATTGGTGGTAGTAACTCGGTACGGGGTTACGGAGAAGGAGAATTAGGCAGCGGACGCAGTTTTGTCACTGCTACAGCCGAGTATCGCTTCCCGATTTTCTCAGTTGTCGGTGGCGCTCTATTTGTCGATTTCGGCTCCGATTTAGGGACGGCAGGTAACGTACCTGGAGAACCAGCAGTTCTACTCGATAAACCAGGTACGGGAGTCGGTTACGGTGTAGGCGTGCGAGTCAATTCTCCCTTGGGACCCCTGCGCCTAGACTACGGCTTGAACAGCGACGGCGACAGCCGCATTCAGTTTGGCATTGGGGAGAAATTCTAG
- the lpxC gene encoding UDP-3-O-acyl-N-acetylglucosamine deacetylase produces the protein MDRRQEIGEQGDKVDKMEGVRSEERGEREKQGRQGGQGEQGGRGAEEKLPLCSKFRILNSPHSSLLTPHSSQHTLAGTISQSGVGLHSGETSQVRILPAAVGEGRYFVRVDLPTQPRIPARVGAVSQTVLSTQLEAGTASVRTVEHLLAALAGSGVDNARIEIDAAEVPLLDGSARIWAEAIAKVGRSSQPAPTVVPQLLEPVWVREGDTFVAALPAPETRFTYGIDFETAAIGNQWHSWTYNTSTFAAEIAPARTFGLATQIEFLRSQGLIQGGSLENAIVCTPQSWLNPPLRFANEPARHKILDLVGDLCLLGTFPNAHFLAYKASHKLHVQLAQLLEQKMKS, from the coding sequence ATGGATAGGAGACAGGAAATAGGAGAACAAGGCGACAAGGTAGACAAGATGGAAGGAGTGAGGAGTGAGGAGCGAGGAGAGAGGGAAAAGCAAGGGAGACAAGGAGGACAAGGGGAACAAGGAGGTAGGGGAGCAGAGGAGAAACTTCCGCTCTGCTCTAAATTCCGAATTTTGAATTCCCCTCACTCCTCGCTCCTCACTCCTCACTCCTCACAACACACTCTCGCAGGTACGATAAGCCAATCGGGAGTAGGATTGCATAGTGGAGAGACCAGCCAAGTTCGCATTTTACCCGCCGCAGTGGGGGAAGGACGCTACTTCGTACGGGTCGATTTACCCACTCAACCCAGAATTCCTGCTCGCGTTGGGGCGGTTAGTCAAACTGTACTTTCGACGCAACTCGAAGCCGGAACAGCATCCGTTCGCACCGTAGAACATTTGCTAGCAGCCCTAGCAGGCAGTGGAGTCGATAATGCCAGAATTGAAATTGACGCGGCAGAAGTGCCGTTGTTAGACGGTTCGGCTCGGATTTGGGCAGAGGCGATCGCCAAAGTTGGGCGATCGTCGCAGCCAGCGCCTACTGTTGTCCCCCAACTACTAGAACCCGTTTGGGTACGCGAAGGCGATACTTTTGTCGCAGCTTTGCCCGCACCAGAAACCCGCTTTACTTACGGAATTGACTTCGAGACTGCGGCAATCGGCAATCAGTGGCATAGTTGGACGTATAATACATCTACATTTGCGGCAGAAATTGCCCCAGCACGCACTTTCGGTTTGGCAACCCAGATCGAATTCTTGCGATCGCAAGGGTTAATTCAAGGTGGAAGTCTTGAAAATGCTATTGTTTGTACCCCCCAATCATGGCTGAATCCACCATTGAGATTTGCAAATGAACCAGCACGTCATAAAATTTTAGATTTAGTGGGAGATTTGTGCTTACTGGGGACATTCCCCAACGCTCATTTCCTTGCTTATAAAGCAAGCCACAAACTACACGTTCAACTTGCCCAACTGCTGGAGCAAAAAATGAAATCATGA
- the fabZ gene encoding 3-hydroxyacyl-ACP dehydratase FabZ: protein MSTLIQVNSPDSPASDDANLQHLDRQAEVTPTPEKTTLTVEQIHALLPHRYPFALVDRIIDYIPGKRAVGIKNVTFNEPHFQGHFPQRPLMPGVLIVEAMAQVGGVVLTQMQEMDGNLFVFAGMDKVRFRRQVTPGDQLVMTVELLWVKRRRFGRMQARAEVDGQLAAEGELLFSLVE from the coding sequence ATGTCAACCCTGATCCAAGTCAATTCCCCAGATTCTCCTGCTAGCGATGATGCTAATCTTCAGCATCTCGACCGTCAAGCTGAAGTTACTCCTACCCCAGAGAAAACAACCCTCACAGTCGAGCAAATTCATGCACTTTTGCCTCATCGCTATCCTTTTGCCCTCGTAGATAGAATTATTGATTACATCCCAGGGAAAAGAGCGGTTGGGATCAAAAATGTGACTTTCAACGAACCTCATTTTCAGGGACATTTTCCCCAAAGACCATTGATGCCTGGAGTTTTGATTGTAGAAGCTATGGCACAAGTCGGTGGAGTCGTGTTAACTCAAATGCAAGAAATGGACGGCAATTTGTTTGTGTTTGCTGGCATGGATAAAGTTAGGTTTCGGCGACAAGTAACTCCAGGAGATCAGTTGGTGATGACAGTGGAACTGTTGTGGGTAAAGCGTCGTCGTTTTGGGAGAATGCAAGCCCGTGCTGAAGTTGACGGTCAACTGGCAGCAGAAGGTGAATTACTCTTTTCCCTTGTAGAGTAA